CGAAATACACGGCGGTGATGCCGCGCGAGCTGACCGTCGTGCGGACCCGCATGATCCACAGCGCGTAGACCAGCGGGGCCAGCAGCAGCGGCGTCAGCCACAGCGAGAAGCCCATGGCCACGAAGGCCAGGAACACCAGGAACACCACGGCCATGAAGTGAGTCTTCTGGGGGCGGAAACGGGTGGTGGGCAGCTCGGCCGGCTGATCGTTGCTCATGGGGGCTCATTGTAGGGGGCCGGTCACCGGTTCGCGGCCGCGCCCCCGGTGCCGGCGTCCGCGGAGTCGGGGCGGGCGCCCTGGCCGGCGTTGCCGGTGCCGGTGCCCGTGCCGGAGTCGCCGGTTCCGGTGCCGGTGCCCGTGCCCGAGTCACCGGTGCCGGTCCCGGTCTCGTCCGAGCCCGTTCCGGTCCCGGTTCCGGTGCCGGTGTCGCCGGTGCCGGTGTCGCGCTCGCCGTCCTGCGGGCGCGGGGTTTCGGCCGGGGTGGCCGGGGTGGTCGTGGTCGCGCCGCCGTCGCGGGTGGGGGTTTCCGTGCCGGTGGTCTTCTTCCCGGCGCCGTCGTCGCCGGAGCCGCCGCCCTCGAAGCGGCTGGGCGCCAGCCAACCGGCGACGCCTTCCTCTCCCTCGCCGGGCTCGACGGTGGCGAGGTTGAGCATGCCCAGGACGATCAGCGCGACGATCATCACCACGGTCGACGGCCGCGCGCGGCCGCCCGCCGACAGCACCCGGCGGACCCGCTCGCGCTTGGACATCCGCTCCGAGCCGGAATCATCGGCGCCCACGGCGGTCGAGGACCCCGCCTCTTCGCCGGCGGCCGGCTCCACCTTGGTCTCCTCGTCGCGCCGGCGCTCATCCATCGCGGCGCCCGCGGACGGAAGGTCGCTGCGGCGGCGGTCGTCGTCGTCAAGCGAACCCGAGGATTCCTGCGCGGCCTTGGCCGCGTTCGCCTGCTCGACCTCGAGCGAGCCCTCGCCGCGGCGCGACGCCGCATCCGCCGGGCCCGCGCCGCGATCCGCGCCGAGCACGGTGTCGGGGGTGTCGGAGAAGGTCTTGGGGGCATCCGGCCGCGTGACGGGGGACTGGCCGAGCTGGGCCGGCAGCGCGCCGAGCTGCGCGGTGATCGCCTCGGCGGACTGCAGGGGATTGGACTCGGCGCGCTCGCCGTAGTCGTCCCACCAGGTGTCGATGATCTCCGCGCGCACGGCGCGCTCGATGAGCCACTGGTCGCCCGGCTCGCAATCCGCGATCAGGCGCATGGTGACCGTCCACGGCAGGCCCATCGTCGTCGGCGCCACGAGCTCCGTGGAGGACTGGATGCGGACCTCCGACAGCACGTGCTCGCGCACGCCGTCGGCCGCGATGGCGCGCCGGGCGGCCTCGAGGGTGCGTTCCTCCAGGTCGCGGATGGAGCCGCTGGCCGTCATGGGCACCGGGATCTCGATGACCGCGCGCGACCACCGCGAGGAGTAGTTCACGCACATGCGGGCCTGCGAATTCGGGACCACGACCTCCTCGCCGTTGAGCGTGCGGATCGTCGTCGCGCGCAGCGTCATGTTGACGACGTCGCCCTGCACCGTGCCCGAGGGGGAGTGGAACTCCACCCAGTCGCCGATGCCGTACTGCTTCTCGGCGATGATGAAGACGCCGCCGATCAGGTCGCCGATGACGCCCTGCGCACCGAAGCCGATCGCCGCCGAGACGACCGTCGCCGGGATGGCCGCGGCCGTCAGCGAGACCCCGAACTTGTTCAGCAGGGCGATGCCGATGACGAAGTAGGCGATCATCTCCACGATGTAGACCACCGCGCCGATCAGCGCGCGGCGCCCCTTGGTGGACTCCGCTCCATCGGCCATGTTCCAGGTGGCCACGGCGATGACGAAGCGGCGGATCCGGGGGACGAGGACGATCAGGATGAGCAGCGACGCGATTGCCAGACCGTTTGTCGCGATCCACGCCCACGAGCGCTGCAATAAATACAGAATGAAGTCCATGGGCGCCACGGTAGGTTCGGAGACTTAGAGGACGCTGAGGTGCGGGGGATAATACGGTGGAGTTCCGCCAGTTCCGGAGGGGTGGCGTCCAACTATGTGGGATTGACTGTCTACTATGTGGACGCTAGGCTCGGAGGAGACATGGGCCGACGGGGATTCCCGCCACGGGCGTTTCCCCGGTCCATCCAGCTCGGGCCCGCCCGTACCCGACTACAGGAGCGCACGGAATGAACGCCGCCCCACAGCACAGCCCCTCGCCCGCCACCGTGGCCGCACAGTCGCGCCGCACGACGACCGAGCGCATCACCGGCGCCAAGGCCATCGTCCGGTCCCTCGAGGAGCTCGGCGCGGACGTCGTATTCGGCATCCCGGGCGGCGCGATCCTGCCGCTGTACGACCCGCTGTTCGACTCCGAGAAGATCCGACACGTCCTGGTCCGCCACGAGCAGGGCGCCGGCCACGCCGCCACCGGCTACGCGCAGGTCTCCGGCAAGGTCGGCGTGTGCATCGCCACCTCCGGCCCCGGCGCGACCAACCTGGTCACCCCGCTGGCCGACGCCCAGATGGACTCCGTGCCCGTCGTGGCCATCACCGGCCAGGTCGGCATGCCGCTGCTGGGCTCCGACGCCTTCCAGGAAGCCGACATCCGCGGCGTGACCATGCCCGTGACCAAGCACAACTTCATGGTCACCGACGCCAACGACATCCCGAAGGCCATCGCCGAGGCGTTCCACCTGGCCTCCACCGGCCGCCCGGGCGCCGTCCTGGTCGACGTGCCCAAGGACCTGCAGAACACCGAGATCGACTTCACGTGGCCGCCGGAGGTGGACCTGCCCGGCTACCGCCCGGTGACCACCCCGCACTCGCGCCAGATCGAAGAGGCCGTGCGCATGATCTCCGCGGCCGAGCGCCCGGTGCTCTACGTCGGCGGCGGCGTGATCAAGGCCGACGCCTCGGCCGAGCTGATCGCCTTCGCCGAGATGACCGGCGTGCCGGTGGTCACCACCCTCATGGCCCGCGGCGCGTTCCCGGACGCCCACGAGCTGCACATGGGCATGCCCGGCATGCACGGCAAGGTCTCCGCCGTGGCCGCGCTGCAGAAGTCGGACCTGCTGATCACCATCGGCGCCCGCTTCGACGACCGCGTCACCGGTCAGCTGTCCACCTTCGCCCCGCAGGCGAAGGTCATCCACGCCGACATCGACCCGGCGGAGATCGGCAAGATCCGCGAGGCCCACGTGCCCATCGTCGGCGACGCCCGCGAGGTGCTTTCCGCGCTGGCCGACGCCTACCGCGCCCTCGGCCTGAAGGCCCCGTCCATCGTGCCGTGGCGCCGCGAGCTCGACGACCTGCGCGACGAGTTCCCGCTCGGCTGGGAAGAGCAGTCCGACGGCTCGCTGTCCCCGCAGTTCGTGCTGAAGACCCTGTCGGACGTCGTCGGCCCGGAGGCCATCTACTGCGCCGGCGTCGGCCAGCACCAGATGTGGGCCGCGCAGTTCATCCAGTACGAGAACCCGCGCACCTGGCTCAACTCCGGTGGCCTGGGCACCATGGGCTACGCCGTCCCGGCGGCGATGGGCGCCAAGGCGGCCGCGCCGGAGAAGGAAGTCTGGGCCATCGACGGCGACGGCTGCTTCCAGATGACCAACCAGGAGCTGACCACCTCCGCCATCGAGGGCTTCCCCATCAAGGTCGCCCTGATCAACAACGGTAACCTGGGCATGGTGCGCCAGTGGCAGACGCTCTTCTACGAGCAGCGCTACTCCAACACGAAGCTGCGCCCGGAGGACAACTCCTACGTGCCGGACTTCGTCCGCCTGTCCGAGGGGCTCGGTTGCGTGGCCATCCGCGTGACCAAGGAAGAGGAGGTCATCCCCGCCATCGAGAAGGCGCGGGAGATCAACGACCGCCCGGTGGTCATCGACTTCATCGTCGGCGAGGACGCCCAGGTGTGGCCGATGGTCGCCGCCGGCAAGTCCAACGACGAGATCGAGTCGGCCCGCGGCCTGCGCCCGCTTTTCGACGAGGACATGTCGGCGGGGGAGTCCCCGGCGGACATCCACGACACCATGGCGGACAATGCCGAGGACGCGGCGAAGTCGCCCGACGCCAACCACCCGACCATCCAGTCCCGGTAACCCGGCAACCAGACGAAGAGGAAAGTGAAGCTCATCATGGCCGAACTGCACACCCTGTCCGTGCTGACCCTCGACGAGCCGGGCATCCTGGTCCGCATCGCGGGCATGTTCACCCGCCGCGGGTTCAGCATCCAGTCCATCACCTCGGGCACCACCGAGGTCGAGGGAGTCAACCGCATCACCCTCGTGGTTGAAACGGAGAATCTGCCCATCGAGCAGATCACCAAGCAGCTGAACAAGCTGGTGCCGGTGCTCAAGGTGGTCCGCCAGCCGGACGACCAGCTGGTGTCCCGGGCGCTGCTGCTGGTCAAGGTCACGGCGGACAACAACAACCGTCCCCAGGTGGTCGACGCGGCGAAGCTCTTCCGCGCCCGCGTCGTCGACGTGGCGCAGGAGTCCGTGGTCATCGAGGCCACGGGCGAGCGCTCGAAGCTCCGCGCGCTGCTCGAGGTCCTCGAGCCGTTCGGCATCCGCGAGCTGGTGCAGTCTGGCACCGTCGCGGTGGCCCGCGGCCCGAAGCCGATGCTGGCGTCCCGGGCGCTGTAACCCCCGAAACAATCCCCTGGCTAGACTGTCCCCGAGCGAGAGCGGGCGGTCGACGCCGGACGCGAACGAAACCTGATTTGCACGAAAGGCAATCTCACTTCCATGGCTATTGAACTGCTGTACGACGACAACGCCGACCTGTCGATCATCCAGGGCCGCAAGGTCGCGGTGCTGGGCTACGGCTCCCAGGGCCACGCCCACTCCCAGAACCTGCGCGACTCCGGCGTCGAGGTCGTCATCGGCCTGCGCGAGGGCTCGAAGTCGGCGGAGAAGGCCAAGGAGGCCGGCTTCGAGGTCAAGTCGAACGCCGACGCCGCCGCGTGGGCGGACGTCATCATGGTCCTGGTGCCGGACACCACCCAGGCGAAGGTCTACGCCGAGGACATCGCGCCGAACCTGAAGGACGGCGACGCGCTGCTCTTCGGCCACGGCCTGAACATCCACTTCGACCTGATCAAGCCGGCCGAGAACGTCACCGTGGGCATGGTCGCCCCGAAGGGCCCGGGCCACCTGGTCCGCCGCCAGTTCGTCGACGGCAAGGGCGTGCCCTGCCTGATCGCCGTGGACCAGGACCCGAAGGGCGAGGGCAAGGACCTCTGCCTGTCCTACGCCGCGGCCATCGGCGGCGCCCGCGCGGGCGTCATCCCGACCACGTTCGAGGCGGAGACCGTCACGGACCTCTTCGGCGAGCAGGCCGTGCTGTGCGGCGGCACCGAGGAGCTGGTCAAGGTCGGTTTCGAGGTGCTGGTCGAGGCCGGCTACGAGCCGGAGATGGCGTACTTCGAGTGCCTGCACGAGCTGAAGCTCATCGTTGACCTGATGTTCGAGGGCGGCATCGCCAACATGAACTACTCGGTGTCCGACACCGCGGAGTTCGGCGGCTACCTCTCCGGCCCCCGCGTCATCGACGCCGACACCAAGAAGCGCATGAAGGACATCCTGGCCGACATCCAGGACGGCACCTTCACCAAGCGCCTGATCGCCAACGTCGAGAAGGGCAACAAGGAGCTGGAGGGCCTGCGCGCCGAGTACGCGAACCACCAGATCGAGGAGACCGGCTCGAAGCTGCGCGACCTCATGTCCTGGGTGAAGAACCCGCTGGACGCCACCGCGTAGGGTTTCCCCGCTTCACGACGCCGACCTCCCCCGCACCACGCCGTGCGGGGGAGGTTTCGTCGTCAAGCGGCGCTGCGGGGGAGGATGCGGGTCCCCGTTAACGGTCGTTTACCCGCCTGTCCGATAGTCTGGTCGGGTAAACGATCGCCACCCCCATGAAAGGCAGGCCCGCCTTGGTCTGGTCCTCCGCCCGTCCCTCGCCCCTCCGCTCGGGCGTCCGCCGGTCCCTGGCCCTCGTCGCCGGGGCCGCGACCGCATTCGGCCTCGTCGCCTGCTCCGGCGACGATGGCCCCTCGAAGGCCGCCAAGGCCCCGGAAAAGCCGGTCGCCGTGGACAGCGAGCTCGCTGCGTCGCAGAAGCTGCTCGACTCCGCCCAGGCCGTCGTGGTGTCCGCCGCCGACGAGGATTCGCAGCGCCGCGCCGCCGGCATCGCCGTGACCTCCGGCGTGCCCATGCTCGTGCAGCAGGGCTCGGACGCGTCGTCGGTGGAGGAGGAGATCAAGCGGCTGGGCGCAGGCACCGTCGTCACGGTCGGCGACGCCGAGGTCGCCGCCGAGGGCGAGCGCACCGTCGTCGCCGCCCCGGCCGACCTGGATGGCCTGAAGAAGCTCACCGGCACCGAGTTCGCCGAGGCGGAGGAAGAGAAGGAGCCGGCCCGGGCCGTCGCCGAGATGGAGGCCGACAAGCCGACCGTCCCGGCCGCGAAGGATGCGGAGGGGGCCGCGGGGGATTCGGACGCCCTGGCCGCCTCCAAGCCCACGAAGCCGAAGACGGGCGGCGACGACCCGGTGGCCTTCGCGGCCCCCGGCACGCCGCTCGGCGCCATCGCCACCGCCCGCGCCGCGGGCATCGAGGTCCAGTGGCTTCCGATCGGCGATGCCCGCGCCACCTCGGAGTCGATCAAGGCGGCGCGCGACGGCCGCCCGCTCATCGGGCTCGGCGACGCATTCGGCGGCGAGGAGAAGTTCGCCAAGTCCGCCGAGCTCGCCTCCGACGACAAGATCGAGGAGCTGCCCGGCGGCGGCCAGCTGGTGTTCCCGGGCCGCCACATGATCGCCACATACGGCCACCCCGGCGCCCCGGTGCTGGGAGTGATGGGCGAGGAGACGCCCGAGGAGGCCGTCGCCCACGCCAAGCAGCTCGTCGAGGAGTACCAGGGGCTGACCGGCGACAAGGTCATCCCGGCGTTCGAGATCATCGCGTCCGTCGCCCAGGCCGCCCCCGGGCCGCGCAACGACTTCTCCGAGCCCGCGCCCGTCGATGTGCTCAAGCCCTACGTCGACGCCATGACGGAGGCCGGCGGCTACGTCATCATCGACCTGCAGCCCGGCCGCGCCGACTTCGTCGAGCAGGCGAAGTTCTACGAGGAGCTGCTCAAGCGCCCCAACGTCGGCCTCGCCCTCGACCCGGAGTGGAAGCTCACCCCGGACGGCATGCCCAACGTCGCCGTCGGCCACGTGGAGGCGGAGGAGGTCAACCGCGCCATCGAGTACCTCGCGGATCTGACCGCGAAGAACAACCTGCCGCAGAAGGTGCTCATGCTGCACCAGTTCCAGCTGCAGATGCTCCGCGACCGCGAGACCATCGACCTGTCCCGCCCCGAGCTCGCCGTCGTCCTCCACGCCGACGGCCACGGCACGCCGGACCAGAAGTTCGAGACGTGGAACGTCATGCGCCAGGATCTCCAGCCCGAGTTCTTCATGGCGTGGAAGAACTTCATCGACGAGGACCAACCGATGTTCACCCCGCAGCAGACGATGGACATCAAGCCGCGGCCCTGGATCGTCACCTACCAGTAGGCGCCGCCCCCGGAATCGGGCGTCGCGCGCCCCACGTTCCGGGGCCTGCCACCCCCGCCCGCGGCACCCGGGGATATGATGATCGGGTCCACGCCAACGAGCCGGCGTGGACCCATCCTTTCGGGCGCGGTCGTGCCGGATCGGATCGGACGCATACGCACATAATCAGGAGTTGCTCGTGAGCCAGAACGCTCGCCCGGTCGTCCTCATCGCCGACAAGCTCGCGCAGTCCACCGTGGACGCGCTCGGAGATTCCGTGGAGGTGCGCTGGGTCGACGGCCCGAACCGCCCGGAACTCCTCGCCGCCGTCGCCGATGCCGACGCCCTGCTGGTCCGTTCGGCGACCACCGTGGACAAGGAAGTCCTCGAGGCCGCCCCCAACCTGAAGATCGTCGGCCGCGCCGGCGTGGGCCTCGACAACGTCGACATCGACACCGCCACCGAGCGCGGCGTCATGGTCGTCAACGCCCCGACCTCCAACATCCACTCCGCGTGCGAGCAGGCCATCGCGCTCCTGCTGGCCACCGCCCGCCAGGTCCCCGCCGCCGACGCCACGCTGCGCGACGGCGAGTGGAAGCGCTCGTCCTTCAAGGGCGTCGAGATCTTCGGCAAGACCGTCGGCATCGTCGGCTTCGGCCACATCGGCCAGCTGTTCGCGCAGCGCCTGGCCGCCTTCGAGACCACCATCATCGCCTACGACCCGTACGCCAACCCGGCGCGCGCGGCCCAGATGAACGTGGAGCTCGTCGACCTGGAGGAGCTCGTCTCCCGCGCCGACTTCGTCACCATCCACCTTCCCAAGACCAAGGAAACGGCCGGCATGTTCGACGCCGACCTCCTGGCGAAGTCGAAGAAGGGCCAGATCATCATCAACGCGGCCCGCGGCGGCCTCGTCGATGAGCAGGCCCTGGCCGACGCCATCGAGTCGGGCCACATCCGCGGCGCCGGCTTCGACGTGTACGACTCCGAGCCCTGCACCGACTCCCCGCTGTTCAAGCTGCCGCAGACCGTCGTTTCGCCGCACCTGGGCGCCTCCACCGTCGAGGCGCAGGACCGCGCGGGCATCGACGTCGCCAAGTCCGTGCTGCTGGCCCTGGCCGGCGAGTTCGTGCCGGACGCCGTCAACGTCTCCGGCGGCGCCGTGGGCGAGGAGGTCGCCCTGTGGCTGGAGCTCGCCCGCGAGCTCGGCCTCGTCGCCGGCGGCCTGCTCGACGGCGCCCCGACCGCCCTGGAGGTCACCGCCCGCGGCGAGCTGTCCACCGAGGACGTCGACGTCCTGGGCCTGGCCGCCGCCCGCGGCCTGTTCTCGGCGATGATCGAGGAGCCGGTCACCTTCGTCAACGCCCCGCGCATCGCCGAGGAGCGCGGCGTGGAGATCTCCGTGGGCACCGCCCCGGAGTCCGTCTCCCACCGCTCGGTGCTGGAGGTCAAGGTCATCGCCGCCGACGGCAAGACCTCGATCATCACCGGCGCCTTGACCGGCCTGGAGCGCGTCGAGAAGATCGTGCGCATCAACGGCCGCGGCGTCGACATGCGCTCCGAGGGCCGCAACCTGTTCCTCACCTACAAGGATCAGCCGGGCGCCCTGGGCAAGGTCGGCGTGGCGCTGGGCCAGGCCGGCATCAACATCGAGGCCGCCGCCCTGTCCCCGGAGGCCGACGGCGACAACGCCATCCTCATCCTCCGCGTCTCGGAAGAGGTGCCGGAGGATCTGATCGAGTCCATCGTGGACGACATCGACGCCAACCACGCGCTGCAGCTGGTGCTCAACTAGCGGCGTGACGCGGCGCATGGCGTAATCTGGACGTCGTGCGGAACAGAGCCCCGGAGCCCGACAGAGAAGCCGACCGGATGGCCCCAGAGGTCATCCGCAGGCTGTGGGTTTCGGGGCTTCCGTCTGCCCTGCCCACGCGCGTGCGGGCGAAGCATCTGCTGCAGCGGTGCGCCCCGGCGTGGTCCGCGGTGGCGGTGTTCCAGATCGGCCGGGCGTTCCTCCTGCGGGCGTTTTCGCCCAAGGAACTCGAGGCGTTCGTCAACGCCCCCGACGAGGGCCTGGACGTCGACCTGATCGGCTGGGCGGTTCTCGGCCTGCTCATCGCCGCGGTCGTCGTCCCGCTGATCACGTGGGGCGTGCTCAAGTTCCTGTCCCCGCGCGCCGCCGCGATCGGCGGCGCGGTGGTCCTGGCGGTCACCTTCGTGTCGCCGAGCATCGGGACTCTGCTGACCATCGAGGCACCGGGCTCGCAGAACTTCGTGGACCGGGTGTCGTTCCTGCCCGTCGTGTTCGTCGCCGCGATGGTCTTCCTGGGGTGGGGCAGCCTGCTGGCGTGGACGCTCAAGCGCGCGTTCCGGGAAGTCGCCGACTCGCTGTCCCGGGCCGTGCGGACCCTGCCGCTGCTGCTGGTGGCGTTCCTCTTCTTCTTCTACAACGCCGAGCTGTGGCAGCTGGGCGTGGCGTGGACGGTCGGGCGCGCGGCCACCGTGGCGGCGATGCTGTGGGGGTTCGGGGTGCTGGCGTCGTTCATCGTCGTCAACGAGCACGTCCGCGAGGGCATCGAGGAGGATCGCAAGTTCCCCATCCGGCTCAAGCTGAACCTGCGCTACGTCGCGGCGTCGGTCCAGGCGGCGCAGGCGAGCTTCTTCGGGGTCCTCGTGTTCGCGGGCTTCGTGTTCCTCGGCATGGTGTCGGTGCCGGAGGCGACCATCACCGCATGGACGCAGAAGCCCCCGGTGCTCGTGGAAATCGGCTCGCTGAACATCCCCGGCGCCCTGGTGAAGGTGTCGTGGGTCCTGGGGGCCTTCGCGTCGCTGTACATGGTCACGGCGACCGCCGCGGACAAGGCGGCGCGCGAGGATCAGCTGGGCCCCATCACCGAGGAGGTCCGCGGCGCGCTCAAGGCCGCGGGGATCATCGGGGAGGACGCGACGACGCGCTGAGGTAGGCCTCCGGGGGCGAGTAAGGTGAGACTTCGCTTTGCCATCGCCACCGCCAGGAGGTCCCGTGCCGCTGATCACCGCCCCGGTGACGCCGCCGCCGATCGCGCCGCCCGCGTTCGACGAGTCGACGTCGCCCACCGTCTACCAGCTGCGCGTGATGTTCTCGCGCAAGCCGGTGACCATCCCGGCGATGCTGCTGATGATCGTCCACCAGGTGTGCGAGGCCCTCGTCCCCGTCGTCGCCGGCCGGACGGTGGACACCGCCATCGCGGACGGCGATTCCGCGGCGCTGTGGCGGTGGATGCTGGTGCTCGCCGCGGTGTTCCTGGTCCTGGACGTGGCCGCGCGCTTCGGCGGGCGGTTGGCGACCATCGCCATGCTCTCGGTCGAGCATGCGCTGCGCATGCAGTTGACCGACCGCATCGTCGATCGCCGGGGGTTCGCCGACGGCGCCCGCCCTCCGGGGGCGCTGCTGACGGTGTCCACCACCGACGCGCAGAACACCGCGCGGGCGGTCATCGTGGGCCTGCGCCCGGTGGCGGAGGTCGCGGCGCTGGTCTTCGCCTCGGTGATCCTGCTGACCGTCTCCGTCCCGATCGGACTGGTGGTCCTCGTGGGCGGCGCGTTGCTCACGTGGGGGTCGATGGCGGCGGGTGCGCCGCTGCGGCGCCGCGTGGGGCGTCGCCAAGCCGCCGCCGCCCGGGCCTCGGCCACGGCGGCTGACCTGGTGGCGGGGTTCCGCACGCTCGCGGGCCTGGGCGCGCGCCGCACCGCCGCCGGCCGCTACCGGGACCGGTCCCGCGAGGCGCTCGACGCGACGGTGCACGCCGTCGACGCGGAGGCCCGGCTGATCGGGTGGGTGGAGGTGCTGGGCGGCGTCTTCGTCACGCTCGTCGCCGCGGGCTCCGGCATCGCCGCGCTGCAGGGCCGGCTGACCGTCGGCGAGCTGATCACCGTCGTCGGCCTGGCGCAGTTCATCATCGACCCGATGACCGCCCTGGGCAAGAACGCCTCCGCCGTGTGGGCCACGTCGGTGGCGTCGGCGGAGCGGGTCCTGGGCCTGCTGCGCGAGCCCCACGCTGCCTCGGAGGACGGCACCCCGGCGGGCGCGGATGCGCGTGACGACGAGCCCGCCGAACTCCTCGTCGGCGGCACCGTCGTTCCGCCGGGGGCGCACCGCGTGATCCCGGCCGACGCGGGGGAGATGGCGGCGATCGTCGACGCGCTCACCCTCGCGCACCGCCCGGAGCCCGGCGGTTTCGCCGTGGACGGGGTCGATCTGGCGGAGGCCGAACTCGGTTCGGTCCTGCGCCGGGTGGTCACCGCACCGCATTCCGCCGACCTCTTCGACGGCACCGTCACCGAGAACCTGCTGGCCGTGCGCCCCGACGCGACCGGGCCGCAGATCGACGCCGCGCTGGCGGCCGCGGGCTGCGCCGACGTCATCGAGGTGCTGCCCGACGGCGCGGACACCCGCATCGGCGACGCCGGCGTCATGCTCTCGGGCGGGCAGCGCCAGCGCATCGCCCTCGCGCGGGCGCTGCTGGCGGATCCACCGGCGCTCGTGCTGGCCGATCCCACCACGGCCGTGGACTCGGTGACGGAGCAACGGGTGGCGAGGGGCGTCGCAAAGCACAGGGCCGGGCGGACCACCGTCGTCCTGACGTCGGCGCCCGCCTGGGCCGCCGAGATGGAGGTGGCGTGACATGCGCGGCAGGAACCGGACCGTATTCCTCGCCGACGGCCGCGACGCGGCGACCACCGCCGACCGATTCCCGGTGGCCGGCGCGGGGGAGACCCTGCGGCACCTGCGCACGCTGGTGCGCGGCCGCCGGCTCCGGCTGCTCGCGGCGGTCGCGGTGCTCGTCGCCGCCGCATGGTGCGGTGTGCTGGTGCCCAAACTCATGGGCGGCATCGTCGACGTGGTCGCCGGCGGCGGCGACCGCGGCGCCATCGGATGGCTGACGCTGCGCATGATCGCCGCCGCCATCGGTTCCGGCGTGCTGTCGGCGCTCGGCTTCCGGATGGTCGCGCGGCTCGCCGAGACCGCCATCGCCGACCTGCGCGAGGACATGGTCGCCACCGCCCTCGGCCTGCCCGTCGAACGCGTCGAACGGGCCGGCGCCGGCGACGTCGTCTCCCGCGCGACCGACGACGTCGCCCGGGTGTCCGACGCCGTCACGCAGACCCTGCCCATCGCCGCGGGGGCG
This genomic stretch from Corynebacterium hansenii harbors:
- a CDS encoding mechanosensitive ion channel family protein is translated as MDFILYLLQRSWAWIATNGLAIASLLILIVLVPRIRRFVIAVATWNMADGAESTKGRRALIGAVVYIVEMIAYFVIGIALLNKFGVSLTAAAIPATVVSAAIGFGAQGVIGDLIGGVFIIAEKQYGIGDWVEFHSPSGTVQGDVVNMTLRATTIRTLNGEEVVVPNSQARMCVNYSSRWSRAVIEIPVPMTASGSIRDLEERTLEAARRAIAADGVREHVLSEVRIQSSTELVAPTTMGLPWTVTMRLIADCEPGDQWLIERAVRAEIIDTWWDDYGERAESNPLQSAEAITAQLGALPAQLGQSPVTRPDAPKTFSDTPDTVLGADRGAGPADAASRRGEGSLEVEQANAAKAAQESSGSLDDDDRRRSDLPSAGAAMDERRRDEETKVEPAAGEEAGSSTAVGADDSGSERMSKRERVRRVLSAGGRARPSTVVMIVALIVLGMLNLATVEPGEGEEGVAGWLAPSRFEGGGSGDDGAGKKTTGTETPTRDGGATTTTPATPAETPRPQDGERDTGTGDTGTGTGTGTGSDETGTGTGDSGTGTGTGTGDSGTGTGTGNAGQGARPDSADAGTGGAAANR
- a CDS encoding acetolactate synthase large subunit, with the translated sequence MNAAPQHSPSPATVAAQSRRTTTERITGAKAIVRSLEELGADVVFGIPGGAILPLYDPLFDSEKIRHVLVRHEQGAGHAATGYAQVSGKVGVCIATSGPGATNLVTPLADAQMDSVPVVAITGQVGMPLLGSDAFQEADIRGVTMPVTKHNFMVTDANDIPKAIAEAFHLASTGRPGAVLVDVPKDLQNTEIDFTWPPEVDLPGYRPVTTPHSRQIEEAVRMISAAERPVLYVGGGVIKADASAELIAFAEMTGVPVVTTLMARGAFPDAHELHMGMPGMHGKVSAVAALQKSDLLITIGARFDDRVTGQLSTFAPQAKVIHADIDPAEIGKIREAHVPIVGDAREVLSALADAYRALGLKAPSIVPWRRELDDLRDEFPLGWEEQSDGSLSPQFVLKTLSDVVGPEAIYCAGVGQHQMWAAQFIQYENPRTWLNSGGLGTMGYAVPAAMGAKAAAPEKEVWAIDGDGCFQMTNQELTTSAIEGFPIKVALINNGNLGMVRQWQTLFYEQRYSNTKLRPEDNSYVPDFVRLSEGLGCVAIRVTKEEEVIPAIEKAREINDRPVVIDFIVGEDAQVWPMVAAGKSNDEIESARGLRPLFDEDMSAGESPADIHDTMADNAEDAAKSPDANHPTIQSR
- the ilvN gene encoding acetolactate synthase small subunit codes for the protein MAELHTLSVLTLDEPGILVRIAGMFTRRGFSIQSITSGTTEVEGVNRITLVVETENLPIEQITKQLNKLVPVLKVVRQPDDQLVSRALLLVKVTADNNNRPQVVDAAKLFRARVVDVAQESVVIEATGERSKLRALLEVLEPFGIRELVQSGTVAVARGPKPMLASRAL
- the ilvC gene encoding ketol-acid reductoisomerase translates to MAIELLYDDNADLSIIQGRKVAVLGYGSQGHAHSQNLRDSGVEVVIGLREGSKSAEKAKEAGFEVKSNADAAAWADVIMVLVPDTTQAKVYAEDIAPNLKDGDALLFGHGLNIHFDLIKPAENVTVGMVAPKGPGHLVRRQFVDGKGVPCLIAVDQDPKGEGKDLCLSYAAAIGGARAGVIPTTFEAETVTDLFGEQAVLCGGTEELVKVGFEVLVEAGYEPEMAYFECLHELKLIVDLMFEGGIANMNYSVSDTAEFGGYLSGPRVIDADTKKRMKDILADIQDGTFTKRLIANVEKGNKELEGLRAEYANHQIEETGSKLRDLMSWVKNPLDATA
- the serA gene encoding phosphoglycerate dehydrogenase; translation: MSQNARPVVLIADKLAQSTVDALGDSVEVRWVDGPNRPELLAAVADADALLVRSATTVDKEVLEAAPNLKIVGRAGVGLDNVDIDTATERGVMVVNAPTSNIHSACEQAIALLLATARQVPAADATLRDGEWKRSSFKGVEIFGKTVGIVGFGHIGQLFAQRLAAFETTIIAYDPYANPARAAQMNVELVDLEELVSRADFVTIHLPKTKETAGMFDADLLAKSKKGQIIINAARGGLVDEQALADAIESGHIRGAGFDVYDSEPCTDSPLFKLPQTVVSPHLGASTVEAQDRAGIDVAKSVLLALAGEFVPDAVNVSGGAVGEEVALWLELARELGLVAGGLLDGAPTALEVTARGELSTEDVDVLGLAAARGLFSAMIEEPVTFVNAPRIAEERGVEISVGTAPESVSHRSVLEVKVIAADGKTSIITGALTGLERVEKIVRINGRGVDMRSEGRNLFLTYKDQPGALGKVGVALGQAGINIEAAALSPEADGDNAILILRVSEEVPEDLIESIVDDIDANHALQLVLN
- a CDS encoding ABC transporter transmembrane domain-containing protein: MPLITAPVTPPPIAPPAFDESTSPTVYQLRVMFSRKPVTIPAMLLMIVHQVCEALVPVVAGRTVDTAIADGDSAALWRWMLVLAAVFLVLDVAARFGGRLATIAMLSVEHALRMQLTDRIVDRRGFADGARPPGALLTVSTTDAQNTARAVIVGLRPVAEVAALVFASVILLTVSVPIGLVVLVGGALLTWGSMAAGAPLRRRVGRRQAAAARASATAADLVAGFRTLAGLGARRTAAGRYRDRSREALDATVHAVDAEARLIGWVEVLGGVFVTLVAAGSGIAALQGRLTVGELITVVGLAQFIIDPMTALGKNASAVWATSVASAERVLGLLREPHAASEDGTPAGADARDDEPAELLVGGTVVPPGAHRVIPADAGEMAAIVDALTLAHRPEPGGFAVDGVDLAEAELGSVLRRVVTAPHSADLFDGTVTENLLAVRPDATGPQIDAALAAAGCADVIEVLPDGADTRIGDAGVMLSGGQRQRIALARALLADPPALVLADPTTAVDSVTEQRVARGVAKHRAGRTTVVLTSAPAWAAEMEVA